One window of the Mycobacterium haemophilum DSM 44634 genome contains the following:
- a CDS encoding PPE family protein: MVLDFAALPPEINSTRMYTGAGAGPMMAAATAWNNLAAELSTTASSWESIVTRLTDEQWTGAGSAAAAAAAQPYMSWLSTTAAAAQQAASQATASAAAYEAAFMATVPPEVVTANRTLLAGLVATNVLGINTPTIMATEAHYAEMWVQDATAMYTYAASSAAAGVLEPLTPATQTTNPGGAALQAAAVSQAAASSPIQGLGSALSSLQNAVSLLANPTALGSNLWGLLPPDVQALGNAVDGLLGTPLIFNGVQQVGVTGAWVVGTAIPTAVSLAHTLGAAAPAVAASDVAGAAGAATAGEAALVNTLAPTGLGGALAAGLGEASAVGGLSVPASWSAATPVTLASATAPLEGSGWTVPNEAGPVTGMPGMPGMAAAAKGAGAYAGPRYGFKPIVMPKQVMV; encoded by the coding sequence ATGGTATTAGATTTTGCAGCTCTACCCCCGGAGATCAACTCCACGCGCATGTACACCGGTGCAGGTGCAGGCCCGATGATGGCCGCCGCGACCGCCTGGAACAACCTTGCCGCGGAATTGAGCACCACAGCCTCCTCATGGGAATCAATCGTCACCAGGCTGACCGACGAGCAATGGACCGGTGCGGGATCGGCGGCAGCCGCGGCCGCGGCCCAACCGTATATGAGCTGGCTGAGCACCACGGCGGCGGCCGCCCAGCAGGCGGCCTCCCAAGCGACGGCGTCGGCGGCCGCTTATGAGGCGGCGTTTATGGCGACCGTGCCCCCGGAGGTGGTCACCGCCAACAGGACGCTGCTGGCCGGTCTGGTAGCGACGAACGTCCTGGGTATCAATACGCCAACAATCATGGCCACCGAAGCTCACTACGCCGAGATGTGGGTCCAAGACGCCACCGCGATGTATACCTACGCGGCCTCCTCGGCGGCGGCCGGGGTGCTTGAACCGCTGACGCCGGCGACGCAGACCACTAACCCGGGTGGGGCGGCCCTGCAAGCTGCCGCAGTTAGCCAGGCTGCGGCGTCCTCCCCAATCCAGGGGTTGGGGTCAGCTCTCTCTAGCCTGCAGAACGCGGTGTCGTTGCTTGCTAACCCGACTGCTCTTGGTTCGAATTTATGGGGCCTTTTACCCCCCGATGTGCAGGCTCTCGGGAATGCAGTCGACGGTCTTTTGGGCACTCCACTGATATTTAATGGCGTCCAGCAGGTCGGTGTCACTGGAGCTTGGGTTGTTGGTACCGCCATTCCGACCGCAGTGTCGCTGGCACACACACTTGGCGCCGCCGCACCAGCAGTTGCCGCTAGTGACGTTGCTGGCGCTGCCGGTGCGGCCACCGCGGGGGAAGCGGCCCTGGTGAACACTTTGGCGCCGACGGGCTTAGGCGGGGCGTTGGCGGCTGGTCTGGGCGAGGCATCCGCGGTCGGCGGTCTATCAGTGCCCGCCAGCTGGTCAGCGGCCACCCCAGTGACCTTGGCTTCCGCTACGGCTCCACTGGAGGGCAGTGGCTGGACCGTTCCCAACGAAGCCGGGCCGGTCACCGGGATGCCGGGGATGCCCGGGATGGCCGCCGCCGCCAAGGGCGCCGGCGCGTATGCCGGGCCGCGGTACGGGTTCAAGCCCATCGTCATGCCCAAACAGGTCATGGTCTGA
- a CDS encoding PPE family protein, SVP subgroup, whose product MSFLKAIPEELAAAATQLATIGSSLTAENAGAAAPTTTIAPAAADEVSALQAGIFATYGTLYQQLAAEAQAIQEQFVNTLGLSASTYGTTEAANASAASVGSGGPIDALTSLVNGMSTMLGGPVNSANGNPLSLSSNLANFISYQDGNWASAMSCLIGMAGGGLLPADASDAAGAAAGAADLAGTTGPAGSGVAGAGIGAMPVAAGLGQATMVGNKLSVPPSWVSTIPASNTAAAVNTVGWTTAAPPAGSGTFVPGMPGLTSAARNSAGFGAPRYGVKPIVMPRPTSV is encoded by the coding sequence ATGTCATTTCTCAAAGCGATACCCGAAGAGTTAGCCGCCGCTGCGACGCAGCTAGCAACAATCGGCAGTTCGCTGACTGCGGAAAACGCGGGCGCTGCAGCCCCGACCACCACCATCGCTCCCGCGGCCGCTGACGAGGTATCGGCCCTGCAGGCGGGGATCTTTGCCACCTACGGCACTCTCTATCAGCAGCTCGCCGCCGAAGCCCAAGCTATTCAAGAGCAATTTGTAAACACCTTAGGGCTCAGCGCCAGTACGTATGGAACCACCGAAGCCGCTAACGCGTCCGCGGCCAGTGTCGGGTCCGGAGGACCCATCGATGCCCTGACCTCACTCGTCAACGGGATGAGCACGATGCTCGGTGGCCCCGTCAACAGCGCCAACGGCAACCCGTTGAGCCTGTCCAGTAACTTGGCAAACTTCATCAGCTATCAGGATGGGAACTGGGCCTCCGCTATGTCGTGCCTGATCGGGATGGCGGGTGGTGGTCTACTTCCGGCTGACGCGAGTGACGCCGCCGGTGCGGCAGCCGGCGCCGCGGACCTCGCTGGAACGACGGGGCCGGCCGGCTCTGGGGTGGCTGGCGCGGGCATCGGCGCGATGCCGGTGGCCGCGGGATTGGGCCAGGCGACCATGGTCGGAAACAAGTTGTCGGTGCCGCCGAGTTGGGTCAGTACCATCCCGGCCTCAAACACCGCGGCGGCGGTCAACACGGTGGGTTGGACGACGGCCGCGCCGCCAGCCGGGTCGGGGACCTTTGTGCCAGGCATGCCCGGGTTAACCTCCGCTGCCCGCAATTCCGCCGGCTTCGGTGCGCCGCGCTACGGCGTCAAACCGATCGTCATGCCAAGGCCGACGAGCGTGTAG
- a CDS encoding WXG100 family type VII secretion target, producing MAPRFMTDPHAMRDMAGRFEMHAQTVEDEARKMWASSLNIAGAGWSGTAQATSYDTMGQMNQAFRNIVNMLHGVRDGLVRDANNYEQQEESSQRLLGS from the coding sequence ATGGCACCACGTTTTATGACCGATCCGCACGCGATGCGGGACATGGCGGGTCGATTTGAGATGCACGCCCAAACGGTCGAGGACGAGGCCCGCAAGATGTGGGCGTCGTCGCTGAACATCGCGGGCGCGGGCTGGAGTGGGACCGCCCAGGCGACCTCCTACGACACCATGGGGCAGATGAATCAGGCGTTTCGCAACATCGTGAACATGCTGCACGGGGTGCGCGACGGCCTAGTTCGCGATGCCAACAACTACGAGCAACAAGAGGAATCCTCGCAGCGCCTCCTGGGCAGCTGA
- a CDS encoding response regulator transcription factor yields MTAMSGYVGSQRPRQAILGQLPRIHRADGTPIRVLLVDDEPALTNLVKMALHYEGWVVEIAHNGREALAKFDKVSPDVLVLDIMLPDVDGLRILQRVRESNLYTPTLFLTARDSVMDRVTGLTAGADDYMTKPFSLEELVARLRGLLRRSTQLTPPAAEALKVGDLRVDTASREVTRDGTPISLSSTEFELLRFLMRNPRRALSRTEILDRVWNYDFAGRTSIVDLYISYLRKKVDSGRKPMIHTVRGVGYMLRPPE; encoded by the coding sequence ATGACCGCAATGTCGGGATACGTGGGTAGCCAGCGGCCGCGCCAGGCTATTCTCGGGCAGCTGCCCCGCATCCATCGAGCCGACGGAACCCCGATCCGAGTTTTGCTGGTCGACGATGAGCCGGCGCTGACCAACCTGGTAAAGATGGCCTTGCACTACGAAGGCTGGGTGGTCGAAATCGCCCACAACGGACGCGAAGCCTTAGCCAAGTTCGACAAGGTCAGCCCCGACGTACTGGTCCTTGACATCATGCTCCCCGACGTGGACGGACTGCGAATTCTGCAGCGAGTCCGAGAGTCCAACCTGTACACCCCGACGCTGTTCCTGACCGCGCGCGACTCGGTCATGGACCGGGTTACCGGCCTAACCGCAGGCGCCGACGATTACATGACCAAGCCGTTCAGCCTCGAGGAGCTGGTCGCTCGACTCCGTGGGTTGTTGCGGCGCTCCACTCAGCTGACCCCACCCGCCGCCGAGGCTCTCAAGGTCGGCGATTTGCGAGTCGACACCGCAAGCCGCGAAGTCACCCGCGACGGCACGCCGATATCGCTGTCCTCGACCGAGTTCGAACTGCTTCGCTTCCTGATGCGCAATCCCCGCCGAGCGTTGAGCCGCACCGAAATCCTCGACCGGGTCTGGAACTACGACTTCGCTGGGCGCACTAGCATCGTCGACCTATACATCTCTTATTTGAGGAAGAAGGTCGACTCCGGCAGAAAGCCGATGATCCATACCGTCCGCGGTGTTGGATATATGCTGCGGCCACCGGAATAA
- a CDS encoding DUF427 domain-containing protein: protein MSTDIYFGGHNYPQMAAARGRIEPAPRRVRGYLGSALVFDTIAARYVWEVPYYPQYYIPLADVRAEFLRDENHPQRVQLGPSRLHSLVGAGQTHQSAARVFDVDGDGPVAGTVRFDWDRLRWFEEDEPIYGHPRNPYSRVDALRSHRHVRVELDGVVLADTRSPVLLFETGLPTRYYIDPADVAFEHLEPSSTQTLCPYKGTTSGYWSVGVGDTVHPDLAWTYHYPLPAVAPIASLVAFYNEKLDIIVDGMALLRPRTQFS, encoded by the coding sequence ATGAGCACCGACATCTATTTTGGGGGACACAACTACCCCCAAATGGCCGCCGCGCGAGGAAGGATCGAGCCCGCGCCGCGTCGGGTTCGTGGCTATCTTGGCTCCGCGCTGGTCTTCGACACCATCGCGGCGCGTTACGTGTGGGAGGTGCCCTACTATCCGCAGTACTACATCCCGCTGGCGGATGTTCGCGCGGAGTTCCTGCGCGACGAGAACCACCCGCAGCGGGTGCAGTTGGGGCCGTCGCGGCTGCACTCGCTGGTCGGAGCAGGCCAGACCCACCAGTCAGCCGCGCGAGTGTTTGACGTCGATGGTGACGGTCCCGTCGCGGGCACCGTGCGATTCGACTGGGATCGGCTGCGGTGGTTCGAGGAGGACGAGCCGATCTATGGTCACCCACGCAACCCGTATTCGCGGGTCGACGCGCTGCGCTCGCACCGCCACGTCCGGGTGGAGCTGGACGGCGTCGTCCTCGCCGATACCCGGTCTCCTGTGCTGCTGTTCGAAACAGGTTTACCCACAAGGTATTACATCGACCCGGCCGATGTCGCCTTCGAGCATTTAGAACCCAGCTCGACGCAGACGTTGTGCCCGTACAAGGGAACCACATCGGGTTATTGGTCGGTGGGCGTGGGAGACACCGTGCATCCGGACCTGGCGTGGACGTACCACTATCCGCTACCCGCCGTCGCGCCGATCGCCAGCCTGGTGGCGTTCTACAACGAGAAGCTCGACATCATTGTCGACGGTATGGCCCTGCTGCGACCGCGCACCCAGTTCAGCTAG
- a CDS encoding potassium-transporting ATPase, with product MNGDKMSVVIYLLLTVAIFAILGTAVKLVDRL from the coding sequence GTGAATGGAGACAAGATGTCTGTGGTGATTTACCTCCTGCTGACGGTGGCGATCTTCGCCATCCTGGGCACCGCGGTCAAACTGGTGGATCGACTGTGA
- a CDS encoding GNAT family N-acetyltransferase, whose amino-acid sequence MTQIPDGIHIRQAEPADYDSVEKMHYPSWRQSYAGILAPHVLDMFGRQNWSDDEYIHRLDRPGWSMWLAETHGQLIGMSIFGPEPGNPDHLEIDALYVAVENQRQGVGSALLDHALRSQPADDIVLWCTENNYRARRFYESKGFKLDGRAFTWTLIPGVIEVPQVGYTLYRSARQAEVPRATPCF is encoded by the coding sequence GTGACACAGATTCCCGACGGTATCCACATCCGGCAAGCCGAGCCCGCGGACTATGACAGCGTCGAGAAGATGCACTACCCGAGTTGGCGACAGTCCTACGCCGGAATCCTGGCACCCCATGTGCTTGACATGTTCGGCAGGCAAAACTGGAGCGATGACGAATACATCCACCGGCTAGATCGACCTGGGTGGTCGATGTGGCTTGCCGAGACCCACGGCCAGCTCATCGGCATGAGCATCTTCGGACCGGAGCCCGGGAACCCCGACCATCTCGAAATCGACGCGCTCTATGTCGCGGTGGAAAACCAACGTCAGGGTGTCGGCAGCGCCCTGCTTGACCATGCTCTCCGCTCACAACCCGCAGATGACATCGTCTTGTGGTGCACCGAGAACAATTATCGGGCACGCCGCTTCTACGAGAGCAAGGGCTTCAAGCTCGATGGCCGGGCCTTCACCTGGACACTGATACCTGGTGTCATCGAGGTACCCCAGGTGGGTTACACGCTTTACCGATCAGCGCGGCAAGCCGAAGTTCCCAGAGCAACGCCATGTTTCTGA
- a CDS encoding long-chain fatty acid--CoA ligase: MYSTMQDVPLTLTAILRHGCGVHGARTVTTATGAGYRRSSYREVGQQAAQLANALRRIGITGDQRVATFMWNNAEHLTTYLAVPAMGAVLHTLNIRLFPEQIAFVANEAEDQVILVDLSLAPLLGPILPSLDTVHTVIAVGDQDIAPLAESGKTVLRYAELIDAESPEFDWPQLDENSAAAMCYTSGTTGNPKGVVYSHRSSYLHTMAACTANGLGLGSSDNVLPIVPMFHANGWGLPYAALMAGADLVLPDCHLDPASLIDMVDTLRPTVAAAVPTIWNDVMHYLEKDPDHDMSSLRLVVCGGSAVPVSLMRTFEERHGVQIRQLWGMTETSPLATMAWPPPGTPQDQYWAYRGTQGQPVCGVEARIVDDDGAVLPNDGNAVGEVEVRGPWIAGSYYLGRDESKFASGWLRTGDVGTVDERRFVTLTDRAKDVIKSGGEWISSVELENCLIAHPDVLEAAVVGVPDERWQERPLAVVVLNEGASVSAGELRMFLAGKVVRWWLPERWAFADAIPRTSVGKYDKKAIRSRYAEDVYQVIEVRD, translated from the coding sequence ATGTACAGCACGATGCAGGACGTCCCGTTGACGCTCACCGCAATACTGCGGCATGGCTGCGGTGTGCACGGGGCGCGGACGGTGACCACTGCGACAGGTGCCGGATACCGGCGCAGCAGCTACCGTGAAGTGGGCCAACAAGCCGCCCAATTGGCAAATGCGTTGCGCCGCATTGGCATTACCGGAGACCAGCGGGTTGCGACGTTCATGTGGAACAACGCTGAACATCTGACGACTTATCTCGCGGTTCCGGCGATGGGTGCGGTGCTGCACACCCTCAATATCCGGCTCTTCCCCGAACAGATCGCCTTTGTCGCCAATGAGGCCGAAGACCAGGTCATCCTGGTCGACTTGTCGTTAGCCCCCTTACTGGGGCCTATCCTGCCCAGCCTCGACACCGTGCACACCGTGATCGCAGTCGGGGATCAAGACATCGCGCCGCTGGCCGAATCGGGCAAGACCGTGCTGCGGTACGCCGAATTGATTGACGCCGAGTCCCCCGAGTTCGACTGGCCGCAGCTCGATGAGAATTCCGCGGCCGCTATGTGCTACACCAGCGGCACCACCGGCAACCCCAAAGGTGTTGTCTACAGCCATCGTTCGAGCTACCTGCACACCATGGCGGCGTGCACGGCCAACGGTTTGGGGCTCGGCTCCAGCGATAACGTGCTGCCGATCGTGCCGATGTTCCACGCCAACGGGTGGGGGTTGCCGTATGCGGCGTTGATGGCAGGCGCCGACCTCGTGTTACCCGATTGCCACCTTGACCCTGCCTCTCTGATCGACATGGTGGACACGCTGCGGCCCACGGTCGCGGCCGCGGTGCCGACCATCTGGAACGACGTCATGCACTACCTGGAGAAAGACCCGGACCACGACATGTCCTCGTTGCGGCTGGTGGTCTGCGGCGGCTCGGCCGTTCCGGTATCGCTGATGCGCACCTTCGAAGAACGACACGGCGTCCAGATTCGGCAGCTGTGGGGCATGACGGAAACATCGCCACTGGCGACCATGGCGTGGCCACCGCCAGGAACCCCGCAGGACCAGTACTGGGCCTACCGTGGGACGCAAGGCCAACCGGTCTGCGGAGTGGAAGCCCGAATCGTCGACGACGACGGTGCGGTGCTGCCCAACGACGGCAACGCCGTGGGTGAAGTGGAAGTTCGTGGCCCGTGGATTGCGGGCTCCTATTATCTGGGGCGCGACGAGTCCAAGTTTGCCTCCGGTTGGCTGCGCACCGGCGACGTCGGGACCGTTGATGAGCGGCGCTTTGTCACGTTGACTGATCGGGCCAAAGACGTCATCAAGTCCGGTGGGGAATGGATCTCGTCGGTCGAGTTGGAGAACTGCCTGATCGCGCACCCGGACGTGCTCGAGGCCGCGGTTGTCGGAGTTCCCGACGAGCGCTGGCAGGAACGACCGCTCGCGGTCGTGGTGCTCAACGAAGGCGCGTCGGTCAGCGCCGGCGAGCTGCGAATGTTCCTCGCGGGCAAGGTCGTTCGGTGGTGGCTGCCCGAACGATGGGCCTTTGCGGACGCGATTCCGCGCACCAGCGTTGGCAAGTACGACAAAAAGGCCATCCGGTCCCGTTACGCCGAGGATGTCTACCAGGTCATCGAGGTACGCGACTAA
- a CDS encoding sensor histidine kinase, with the protein MTTDRNLPSRNVPWWLPRSLRRQLLLGVLAVVTVVLVAVGVVSVLSLRGYVTAMNDAAVAESLDAFDNAYARYRNGEHSSAHAGTPPVAEALLEFTEQTPGNLIAVLHNGVVVGSAVFSEDQPRPAPPDVVRAIETQMWTDGPAHTENLGSLGPYRVDCRVEGSDILVVGVSLTLANQIIARKNITTIVLVACALLVTAALTVWVVGYTLRPLRRVAATAAEVAALPLTGDDDRIDARVQPQDTDPDNEVGIVGQTLNRLLDNVDSALSQRAESDLRMRQFITDASHELRTPLAAIHGYAELTRQDSSALPPTTEYALARIESEARRMTSLVDQLLLLSRLGEGEDLQTDDVDLADLVVTAVNDAAVAAPTHHWINDLPDEPVWVRGDHARLHQLVSNLLSNARIHTPPGVTVTTGITRHRCDPGEPYAELTVGNDGPDIDADVLPRLFERFIRADKSRANGLGNGLGLAIVSSIVKAHHGSVTAESANGRTVFRVRLPMIHPVTGT; encoded by the coding sequence ATGACAACGGACCGAAACCTGCCATCCAGAAACGTTCCATGGTGGCTCCCCCGTTCCTTGCGTCGCCAGTTGCTGTTGGGCGTATTGGCTGTCGTCACCGTCGTGCTGGTAGCTGTCGGCGTCGTCTCGGTGCTGAGCCTGCGCGGGTATGTCACTGCGATGAATGACGCGGCGGTCGCCGAATCCCTGGACGCATTCGATAACGCATACGCGAGATACCGCAACGGCGAACATAGTTCGGCGCATGCCGGCACTCCACCGGTGGCAGAGGCGTTGCTGGAGTTCACCGAACAGACGCCGGGAAACCTGATCGCCGTGCTGCACAACGGCGTTGTGGTCGGCTCGGCAGTCTTCTCCGAAGACCAGCCGCGGCCCGCGCCGCCCGACGTGGTCCGCGCTATCGAAACGCAGATGTGGACCGACGGCCCAGCCCATACCGAAAACCTCGGCAGCCTGGGGCCCTACCGGGTTGACTGCCGGGTGGAAGGATCCGACATCCTTGTCGTCGGTGTGTCGCTTACCCTCGCCAACCAAATCATTGCGCGCAAGAACATCACCACCATCGTTCTTGTGGCTTGTGCGCTACTGGTCACGGCGGCACTCACGGTTTGGGTGGTTGGGTACACGCTTCGCCCGCTGCGCCGGGTCGCCGCGACCGCCGCGGAGGTGGCCGCACTACCACTTACCGGCGATGACGACCGGATCGACGCAAGGGTGCAGCCACAGGATACCGACCCGGACAATGAAGTCGGTATCGTCGGACAGACGCTAAACCGGTTGCTGGACAACGTAGATAGCGCGCTGTCACAGCGCGCCGAGTCCGACTTGCGAATGCGCCAATTCATCACCGACGCCAGCCACGAGCTGCGAACACCGTTGGCTGCGATTCACGGTTATGCCGAACTCACCCGTCAAGATAGTTCGGCGCTGCCGCCAACCACCGAGTACGCCCTGGCCCGCATTGAATCGGAAGCACGACGGATGACGTCGCTCGTTGACCAGCTGCTCCTGCTCTCCCGGTTAGGCGAGGGCGAAGACCTGCAAACCGACGACGTCGACTTGGCCGACCTGGTGGTTACCGCGGTGAACGACGCCGCGGTCGCGGCGCCGACGCACCATTGGATCAATGACCTGCCGGACGAGCCGGTATGGGTCCGCGGGGATCACGCCCGACTCCACCAACTCGTCAGCAATCTGCTCAGCAACGCCCGGATACATACGCCGCCGGGCGTAACGGTCACCACGGGCATCACCCGCCACCGCTGTGACCCCGGTGAGCCATACGCCGAACTGACGGTTGGTAACGATGGGCCCGATATTGACGCCGATGTCCTGCCCCGGCTATTCGAGCGGTTCATCCGCGCGGACAAGTCCCGGGCCAATGGGTTAGGCAATGGATTGGGCCTTGCCATCGTCAGCTCGATCGTCAAGGCGCATCATGGCTCGGTTACCGCCGAGTCCGCTAACGGCCGCACCGTTTTTCGGGTACGGCTTCCGATGATCCATCCGGTTACGGGTACTTAG
- a CDS encoding YncE family protein: MSPGSGVTGVVRIPVNNGPISGIAASPDGSRLLVTNYGRNTVSVIDTGTCRVLETIAGLDEPFAIAIGGVQANRAYVSAVSTAYDSIGVIDLSTNTVIASHPLALSVSDLVVSADGHYVYASRNGADSADVVVLDTATDRLQVIDIAGPAGAPGTTTACLCVSADGGRLYVGTNGPAGGWLVVMAPHAPTDDDAGRPPRWRQGHLPRLRGKTRQPGLGVMDAIEIGLPIRDVAVSPNGSIAYVASCDPQFGAVVDFVDTRTNTIIGTRKVGEIGGLLTGLTLSGDGERAYLVSDDSVTVLCTLTHDVIGAVLLAEPPSCVSESSDGTYLYIADHSGAVIVIPVASATGSGFASGPLMCAAAAEWTVPESLAYEAALA; the protein is encoded by the coding sequence ATGAGCCCAGGCAGCGGTGTGACCGGCGTGGTAAGGATTCCCGTCAACAACGGTCCGATCAGCGGCATCGCCGCCAGCCCCGATGGCAGCCGCCTGCTGGTCACCAACTACGGCCGCAACACGGTCTCGGTCATCGACACCGGTACCTGCCGGGTCCTCGAGACTATCGCTGGCCTCGACGAGCCGTTCGCGATCGCCATAGGCGGCGTGCAGGCGAATCGGGCGTACGTCAGCGCGGTCTCTACGGCGTATGACTCGATCGGCGTCATCGATTTGTCCACCAACACGGTCATTGCGTCTCATCCACTCGCGCTCAGTGTGAGCGACCTGGTGGTCAGCGCCGACGGTCATTACGTTTACGCCAGCCGAAACGGTGCCGATAGTGCTGACGTCGTGGTGCTGGACACGGCAACGGACCGCCTGCAGGTGATCGACATTGCTGGACCAGCTGGAGCGCCGGGAACCACCACCGCATGCCTGTGCGTCAGCGCTGACGGAGGTCGGTTGTATGTCGGCACCAACGGGCCGGCCGGCGGGTGGCTGGTGGTGATGGCCCCGCACGCACCGACCGATGACGACGCGGGCCGACCTCCGCGCTGGCGCCAGGGGCACTTGCCGCGGTTACGCGGGAAAACTAGGCAACCGGGCTTGGGCGTCATGGACGCCATTGAGATCGGATTGCCGATCCGTGACGTCGCGGTCAGCCCCAACGGCTCCATCGCCTATGTCGCCAGTTGCGACCCTCAGTTCGGTGCGGTGGTCGACTTCGTCGACACCCGAACCAACACGATCATCGGCACCCGCAAGGTCGGCGAGATCGGGGGCCTTCTCACCGGGTTGACGCTCAGCGGCGACGGTGAGCGTGCCTACCTGGTCAGCGACGACAGCGTCACGGTGCTGTGCACGCTGACCCACGACGTCATCGGCGCCGTGCTGCTGGCCGAGCCGCCGTCATGCGTAAGCGAAAGTTCGGACGGAACATACCTGTACATCGCCGACCATTCCGGTGCGGTCATTGTGATACCGGTTGCCTCGGCCACCGGGTCGGGTTTTGCCAGCGGGCCACTGATGTGCGCCGCCGCCGCCGAGTGGACGGTGCCCGAGTCGCTGGCCTACGAGGCGGCACTTGCTTAA
- a CDS encoding potassium-transporting ATPase subunit F produces MSVANIIGLVLAVLIALLLFAALLFPEQF; encoded by the coding sequence GTGAGCGTCGCGAACATCATCGGATTGGTGCTTGCCGTACTCATCGCGCTGTTACTTTTCGCGGCCCTACTGTTTCCGGAGCAGTTCTAG
- a CDS encoding WXG100 family type VII secretion target, with protein sequence MTINYQFGDVDAHGALIRAQAASLEAEHQAIVRDVLAAGDFWGGAGSVACQEFITQLGRNFQVIYEQANAHGQKVQAASSSMASTDSAVGSSWA encoded by the coding sequence ATGACCATTAACTACCAGTTCGGCGACGTCGACGCCCATGGCGCCCTCATCCGCGCCCAAGCCGCATCATTGGAAGCCGAGCATCAAGCCATTGTGCGCGATGTGCTTGCTGCCGGCGACTTTTGGGGCGGCGCCGGTTCGGTAGCTTGCCAGGAGTTCATCACCCAATTGGGTCGCAACTTTCAGGTGATTTACGAGCAAGCCAATGCCCACGGCCAGAAAGTGCAGGCCGCGAGTAGCAGCATGGCCAGCACCGACAGCGCGGTCGGATCCAGCTGGGCCTGA